In Procambarus clarkii isolate CNS0578487 chromosome 60, FALCON_Pclarkii_2.0, whole genome shotgun sequence, one genomic interval encodes:
- the GlnRS gene encoding probable glutamine--tRNA ligase — translation MEMADKLKLLGLSEQKVKETLKNEALSGVLATISDQARGKGDLSKNTGNLLYNLGTKLPRQFHKSLPFLVNYVADGLINQEAKLTAAIKFIQDHAMGNIDKDEFEKACGVGIEVSQDEIESAVELVIKKQQDIILKQRYQYNTGPLMGQVRSSLQWADSRKVKEEIDLQILTLLGPKREEDLIKPVKAKCEKKEKKAEVCTAAPVQQPAEKQPMTMAEFLKTVNFHAPGENHKTEGYVITENTHRLLKEHLGITGGQVRTRFPPEPNGILHIGHAKAININFGYAAANNGICFLRYDDTNPEKEEEKFFVGIREMVEWLGYKPHKVTHSSDYFYQLYEWAIVLIKNGLAYVCHQKPEEVRGRDAPPSPWRERPARESLQLFEDMKHGKFDEGEATLRLKTILEEGKADPVAYRIKFVPHHCTGDEWCIYPTYDYTHCLCDSIEHITHSLCTKEFQARRSSYYWLCNALDIYCPVQWEYGRLNMCYTVVSKRKIAKLISEGYVRDWDDPRLFTLTALRRRGFPSEAINNFCATLGLTGAQIVIHPDALEACVRDVLNISAHRAMVVLEPLRVVITNYPKDGPISITVPNIPGNDAKGTHTVIFDRELWIELSDFREVEERGYRRLTPQQTVGLRHCGYVIKVQEIVKGTSGEVDHLKVTCEPATESNKPKAFIHWVAHPVKCEVRQYERLFKHEFPEDVSVVPGGFLTDINKNSLTVSVGLADVSVKGAKVYTKFQFERTGFFSVDPDSTSDFIVFNKTVGLKEDKGKN, via the exons ATGGAGATGGCTGACAAGTTGAAGCTGCTGGGGCTGTCCGAGCAGAAGGTGAAGGAGACCCTGAAGAACGAGGCGCTCTCCGGGGTGTTGGCGACCATCAGTGACCAG GCTCGTGGGAAAGGCGATCTCAGCAAAAACACTGGGAATTTGCTGTATAACCTAGGTACGAAGCTTCCACGCCAGTTCCATAAAAGTCTTCCATTCTTAGTTAATTATGTGGCTGATGGTCTTATAAATCAAGAAGCCAAGCTCACGGCAGCAATTAAGTTTATACAg GACCATGCCATGGGGAATATTGACAAGGATGAGTTTGAGAAGGCATGTGGTGTGGGGATAGAGGTGTCCCAGGATGAGATTGAGTCGGCAGTTGAACTTGTGATCAAGAAACAGCAGGATATTATTCTAAAACAGAG ATATCAGTACAACACGGGACCACTGATGGGTCAAGTCCGATCATCTCTCCAGTGGGCTGACAGTCGGAAAGTTAAAGAAGAGATTGATCTCCAGATTCTGACCCTTTTAGGTCCTAAGAGAGAGGAAGATCTAATCAAGCCAGTCAAAGCAAAATGTGAGAAGAAAGAGAAGAAGGCCGAGGTGTGCACGGCAGCACCAGTGCAGCAGCCAG CTGAGAAACAACCTATGACTATGGCAGAATTCCTAAAGACAGTCAATTTCCATGCTCCTGGAGAGAATCACAAGACGGAAGGTTACGTCATAACTGAGAACACccacagactcttaaaagagcatCTGGGGATTACTGGTGGACAG GTTCGCACCCGCTTCCCTCCAGAGCCTAATGGAATTCTGCACATTGGCCATGCAAAAGCTATCAATATTAACTTTGGGTATGCAGCGGCCAACAATGGTATTTGCTTTCTCCGTTATGATGATACAAACCCAGAAAAGGAAGAAGAAAAGTTCTTTGTGGGGATCAGGGAGATGGTAGAGTGGCTTG GTTACAAGCCACACAAGGTGACTCATTCATCTGATTACTTCTATCAGTTGTACGAGTGGGCCATTGTGCTCATCAAGAACGGTTTAGCTTACGTATGTCACCAGAAACCTGAAGAGGTGAGGGGACGTGATgccccaccttctccctggagggAGAGACCGGCTCGTGAATCTCTCCAGTTGTTTGAG GACATGAAGCATGGTAAATTTGATGAAGGTGAAGCGACATTGAGACTGAAAACTATCTTGGAAGAAGGGAAAGCTGATCCTGTGGCGTATCGTATTAAGTTCGTGCCACACCACTGTACGGGTGATGAGTGGTGCATATACCCCACCTATGACTACACCCATTGTCTCTGTGACTCCATTGAACATATTACTCACTCTCTCTGTACAAAAGAGTTTCAGGCAAG ACGCTCGTCATATTACTGGCTGTGCAATGCTCTGGACATCTATTGCCCCGTCCAGTGGGAATATGGACGCCTAAATATGTGCTATACTGTTGTCTCAAAACGTAAAATTGCCAAACTCATATCGGAAGGTTATGTTCGAG ActgggatgatcccagactcTTCACCTTGACAGCTCTCCGTCGAAGAGGGTTTCCTTCAGAAGCAATCAATAACTTCTGTGCTACGCTAGGATTAACCGGTGCTCAAATTGTCATTCATCCTGATGCCCTGGAAGCATGTGTTCGTGATGTTCTCAATATTTCTGCCCATAG AGCTATGGTTGTTCTGGAGCCCCTGAGAGTGGTCATCACTAACTATCCTAAAGATGGCCCCATCTCTATAACCGTACCAAATATCCCTGGCAATGATGCTAAGGGTACCCACACCGTAATTTTTGACCGGGAACTTTGGATTGAGCTTTCAGATTTCAGAGAG GTGGAGGAAAGGGGTTACAGAAGGTTAACCCCACAACAGACCGTCGGACTAAGGCATTGTGGATACGTCATAAAAGTGCAGGAAATAGTCAAAGGAACATCTGGTGAAGTGGACCACCTCAAGGTCACATGTGAACCAGCAACCGAGTCAAACAAGCCAAAGGCATTTATCCACTGGGTGGCTCATCCAGTCAAGTGCGAAGTGCGCCAGTACGAACGATT ATTTAAACACGAGTTTCCGGAGGATGTATCTGTGGTTCCTGGTGGATTTCTTACCGATATCAACAAGAACTCCCTCACTGTCTCGGTGGGATTAGCAGATGTCTCTGTTAAAGGAGCCAAAGTGTACACCAAGTTCCAGTTTGAGCGCACAGGCTTCTTTTCAGTTGATCCCGACTCTACCTCTGATTTTATAGTTTTCAACAAGACCGTTGGGCTAAAGGAAGATAAGGgaaaaaattaa
- the LOC138353859 gene encoding platelet glycoprotein Ib alpha chain-like: MQLPLTGVSDATSPTGVSDATSPTGVSDATSPTGVSDATSPTGVNDATSPTGVSDVTSPTGVSDATSPTSLSDATSPTGLSDATSPTGLSDATSPTGLSDATSPTGLSDATCSHYCL; encoded by the coding sequence ATGCAACTTCCCCTTACTGGTGTGAGTGATGCAACTTCCCCCACCGGTGTGAGTGATGCAACTTCCCCCACCGGTGTGAGTGATGCAACTTCCCCCACCGGTGTGAGTGATGCAACTTCCCCCACCGGTGTCAATGATGCAACTTCCCCCACCGGTGTGAGTGATGTCACTTCCCCCACCGGTGTGAGTGATGCAACTTCCCCCACCAGTCTGAGTGATGCAACTTCCCCCACCGGTCTGAGTGATGCAACTTCCCCCACCGGTCTGAGTGATGCAACTTCCCCCACCGGTCTGAGTGATGCAACTTCCCCCACCGGTCTGAGTGATGCAACTTGCTCCCATTATTGTCTCTAA